The Tenacibaculum jejuense genome includes a window with the following:
- a CDS encoding penicillin acylase family protein codes for MKKKIIIALAILLIISVAAFLWIKNSNNFKRNGKFEITVNEKPIKIIRDENGIAYVIAENKADLFRGQAFVTAQDRLFQMEFYRALIKGKASELVGSSMLQSDIKVRVLDIYGNAKRSYAFLNQETKNILNWYCEGYNEYLKVAKNEYPLELSLLNITPTKLLPEDIMSVVHFVGLFQGQNMNDEIISHNLAARLNNASELLPLSVNIDRTKPLQFDSISKPKATTKELAYTKLPNPLIPYPKLGSNNWVLSGKKTQSGKPILANDPHVDSRILPGLFHPIGLVCPEFKAVGISTPGIPGLLSGRNEFVSFGVTNAYGDSQDLFIEKIDGDFYLDNNKKVSLNTRKEIIKIKDSSSVELSIRSTKRGPIISDFPIFNILTKDAISLRWSLAETQSKSIGQIALLETKNTTSFRKVLADMDNMFYNYVFADVNGNIAHQATGLIPIRRNKNGDLPQAIDSLDNWNGFISKNELPHLINPERGWLGTANHDTRPDDYQYYYSNHFSPIYRYERIHELFASDKKYNADESWELLFDVKNVQAQKINPLFVKALEENETTKELSEILKTWDLTEEIDKVGAAVYTLLYNELAYLILNDELPDEVEDMYWENLYYWNERLDKIILTNHRFIDNINTPEKENLAQLIVEAGITTQKILTERFGKDAKNWTWGKLHTVKFASPIRQNGFGSEFVGGELLPKAGSNQTLNRGGFVKNKEHLFETSWFSSFRMIADMNDNEKIMGIIAGGSSARVFHPYYKSQLEKWHTKQWIPYWFSKEKIEEHAKYELILE; via the coding sequence ATGAAGAAAAAAATAATAATTGCATTAGCTATTCTTTTAATTATTTCAGTTGCTGCTTTTCTTTGGATAAAGAATAGTAACAATTTCAAAAGAAACGGAAAATTTGAAATAACAGTAAATGAAAAGCCTATTAAAATCATTCGTGACGAAAATGGTATTGCTTATGTAATTGCTGAAAATAAAGCAGATCTTTTTAGAGGACAAGCTTTTGTAACTGCTCAGGATCGACTATTCCAAATGGAGTTTTATCGAGCTTTAATTAAAGGAAAAGCTTCAGAATTAGTTGGATCATCTATGTTACAATCGGATATAAAAGTAAGAGTTCTTGATATTTATGGAAATGCAAAAAGAAGTTATGCATTTTTAAATCAAGAAACTAAAAATATTTTAAACTGGTATTGTGAAGGTTATAACGAATATTTAAAAGTAGCTAAAAATGAATATCCTTTAGAGTTAAGTTTATTAAACATAACACCTACAAAACTTTTACCCGAAGATATTATGTCTGTTGTACATTTTGTAGGTTTGTTTCAAGGTCAGAATATGAATGATGAAATTATCAGTCATAATTTAGCTGCACGATTAAATAATGCCTCAGAATTATTGCCGCTTTCTGTTAATATAGATAGAACAAAACCACTACAATTCGATTCTATTTCTAAACCTAAAGCCACAACTAAAGAGCTTGCTTATACGAAACTTCCAAATCCTTTAATTCCATATCCTAAATTAGGTTCTAATAACTGGGTCTTATCTGGAAAAAAAACACAATCGGGTAAACCTATTTTAGCAAATGATCCACATGTAGATTCTAGAATTTTACCTGGATTATTTCATCCTATAGGTTTGGTTTGTCCGGAATTTAAAGCTGTTGGTATTTCTACACCAGGAATTCCTGGACTACTATCTGGTCGAAATGAGTTTGTTTCTTTTGGGGTAACAAATGCTTATGGTGATAGCCAGGATTTATTTATAGAAAAAATAGATGGTGATTTTTATTTGGATAATAACAAAAAAGTTTCTTTAAATACGAGAAAAGAAATTATAAAAATAAAAGATAGTAGCAGTGTTGAATTATCAATACGATCTACTAAAAGAGGTCCAATTATCTCTGATTTCCCTATATTCAACATCCTCACAAAAGATGCTATAAGCTTACGTTGGTCTTTAGCTGAAACTCAAAGTAAAAGTATTGGTCAAATTGCACTTTTAGAAACAAAAAACACGACTTCTTTTAGAAAAGTTTTAGCGGACATGGATAATATGTTTTATAATTATGTTTTTGCCGATGTTAATGGAAATATTGCTCATCAAGCAACAGGATTGATTCCGATTAGAAGAAATAAAAATGGTGATTTACCACAAGCTATTGATTCATTAGATAACTGGAATGGTTTTATTTCTAAAAATGAATTACCTCATCTTATAAATCCTGAAAGAGGCTGGTTAGGGACTGCTAATCATGATACACGTCCAGATGATTATCAATACTACTATTCAAATCACTTCTCTCCTATTTACAGGTATGAAAGAATACATGAGCTTTTTGCCTCTGATAAAAAATATAATGCTGATGAATCTTGGGAATTACTCTTTGATGTAAAAAATGTACAAGCACAAAAAATAAATCCTTTATTTGTAAAAGCTTTAGAAGAGAATGAAACTACAAAAGAACTTTCTGAAATTTTAAAAACATGGGATTTAACTGAAGAAATTGATAAAGTTGGAGCCGCTGTTTACACTTTATTATATAATGAATTGGCGTATCTTATTTTAAATGACGAGTTACCTGATGAAGTTGAAGACATGTACTGGGAAAACTTATATTACTGGAACGAAAGGTTAGATAAAATAATACTTACCAATCACCGTTTTATTGACAATATAAATACTCCCGAAAAGGAAAATTTAGCTCAATTGATTGTAGAAGCAGGAATTACTACTCAAAAAATACTAACCGAACGATTCGGTAAAGATGCTAAAAACTGGACTTGGGGAAAATTACATACTGTAAAATTTGCGAGCCCAATTAGACAAAATGGTTTTGGAAGCGAATTTGTTGGTGGAGAATTATTACCAAAAGCAGGATCGAATCAAACACTAAATAGAGGTGGATTTGTAAAAAATAAAGAACATCTTTTTGAAACTTCTTGGTTTAGTTCTTTCCGAATGATTGCTGATATGAACGACAATGAAAAAATTATGGGAATTATAGCTGGAGGAAGTTCTGCAAGAGTTTTTCACCCTTATTATAAATCTCAACTTGAAAAATGGCATACCAAACAATGGATTCCGTATTGGTTTTCTAAAGAAAAAATAGAAGAGCATGCCAAATATGAACTTATTTTAGAATAA